Within Primulina tabacum isolate GXHZ01 chromosome 5, ASM2559414v2, whole genome shotgun sequence, the genomic segment aatattattataaacttttttaaaattaatcaaCGTGATTGGTCAAATCGAATGAACTAATGGTTGTTAGAGCTCTTAAAGGAGCATAGGCAAGATCAGAGCATTTTGACATTAGTTTTGGGACAAAGGAAATAAACAATGGATggaaatttttttgttaattaatttgtttggttttgagttttgttttatttagttttcgaattgtgattttggtactttagtttttaattttcagttatttTGTCTGATTGTCGACGTGACATCAGACAAATCGACAATTTCTTGTTTCACGTTATTATTTTCAGATGTCACGTCACAGataaaaaaacaaagttaatgcacaaaactcaaaataaaaaaagttagtggaaaaaaaaataaaatttcgcAGTAATAAAAGCTGGTGATGCAATAAAAATGTGTTGATTTAAGGTAGAGGCATGATCTATATGTTTTTTTCAGCTGCATATTTAGATTTATATGCAGACTAGATTTTTGGACCAATGATAAACTAACATGTCGTACAAGCCGACtaatgaattttgaattttataataTGACCCAAATCAACATATTCCATATGTAGCTAAAATTACAAGATCAATCCCCTACGACAACAAGGGTACGAGTATTTTATTGAGTTTGTTTTATCAAAAGATTAAGTTGAACAATATTTTACATTAGGATTTGTACAAAGCCTGTACGTTATCATGTAAGTTACGAGCTTAAATTAACggaaaatgatttgttgatgaaGAGTATACGGTTATTTTACGAATAAGGCTCGGAGTTAAGTAATTAAACTTGTGCGGGTAAAATCCTCTAAAATCTCGGTTCATCCCGAATTTCGCTCCATTCATGTCCTGAAAAAATCATAGCaaactcgtgagaccgtttcacaatagacatatttttaaaaaatttgggaTACCTTAAATTTAAACATTTTCCTATTTATTTCAATATTTCACAATATCACACCTAATATAAATTAACATCCATATATGATAAATaaacaaacaaataaaaaaagtgatttatttttttaagataaaATCATGAAAATATATTCAAACTAGAAAAACTTTTATATCATGCCGTATtcaaatatcataatattgtaatgaataattttttattttcgtgCAATTGCAAACTGATCAAAATCTAAACTAATTGTATTAACATTGATATAGTGCAAAATTCTATGAAATGCAGTAGCATTAATGATTATCTTTATGAAAATAACAGGAAACTCgatcatatatattatttgtataGTAGGCATTAATATATCTTTTATCCCCATGAATCACAAGTTGGTGTAAACaatgattttatatgttgagaactattaaaatataattctaATTTTCAAATCATGAAATAATCGAACCAAggtaatattatattaatattctcGACGAAAAATGGTGTAGCGTTGTGGCACAAACATGAAACTGacgtatataatattatattaatattttcgaTGAAAAATATCTAAAATTATCAACTTTATTTGAAGCTTCCGTGGCCTGAAATGTCGTCTAAAGTACCCTTCAccattcaattcaaattttttgaaaGGTCGACTAAATCGCATTACCAACACCAGGTTGATTTAATAATTCTGATGCTTCAGGGACATTCCACGTGATACTTCGATTTCTGGGGATTTTTATAAACTAAAATTCTAGTAGGCGAGGATTTATTTATAATCACAAAAAATCTTTGCTTTGAAATTTATTTACAACCAAATATCGCCAtcttattttcaaatttaatatttttataacataACAAAAAGAAGACCTCATTGGAAGTGTAAAATGACAAAAATTTCCTGCGAAAATTATACGTGTAAGCTAGtcaaaacatatatataattttgatacgTTATATTCTACCAACTGTATCTACTTCACATTACATATGCATGCACATCCACTAAGTGAGCGCATACATATATGAGCGCAATTGATGAGCAATATatcgaaattatatatatatatatatatatatatatagttgttGCACTAGAAACTTCatgctaaaaaaaatatatgtgaaTTAGTGtcttatttaataatatttcaaaCAGAGCATGTATTAACCTAATCGTGAAGACAAAAAGGGAATTGTGTTGGCAAGGCttctttatgggtttggaactTTGGATAAACGTTGCACACATGGACTCGAGCTCGAATAGCACTATACTCAAACTTGACTCGCATGTGCATCAAGAATGTTTTTATGAATTAGTTATCATTATTATAGGTAACTTTTAAAAAAGGATATCTTAGTATCAAATATCATCATGGATAAGTTTGACTCGATATCGATTAGTTGACTTATATATGCTTGAGGTTGACTCAGATGTTGAAAGCAGCTCGCAAGGGAATGGACTAGCTTGAACCACAATTTGGATGATAGAAATGTGGTCACTAAATAAGTGTCACCATTATAGTGACTTCAAATTCGTAGTCATCTTGCAATTTCGAGTCTACTTAAGTATGGGTAAAATGAACACCGAGAATATAGAAAGTCATGCCACAGGTCCCTGAATCAAGTTGAACAAAATAAACTCATGATGTGTATCGAGCATACCCTTGGCAGCAATTCCCACTATGACCGCCGGGGTCTGCACAAATATTACCTCGCAGCTCGCAGGGTAATTAAGAATTAAGTTAGTGGTATTGAAACAACAGACATATCTGTATACCATAAATAGAAGTCAACTAGGTAAGTCGGAACTACACCTACCAGGAATTTGTTTTGCACTGGAAGTTTGGTTTCATCGAACAGTCTTTTCCTCGAAACTGTACTTGCCTTTTTCTATAATATCTCCCTCGTTATTCTACAGCGAGTAAATTATAGCATGGCATCAGCATGAGAAACTGTCAGATCCATATCCCAAAACACAATTTTTGAAAACATTTTAGAACACGGACATACTAATTAGTGTCTTACAGCAAAAAGTTTTTGTTCACGACCAACCTGTGCTATCATCTTTATACCACTAATTCaccttaaaaaataaaaagtataAACAGTTCCAAAATATTTGATATTCAGAAAATCTCGACAGGCAAGACAAGTATCTGTGGTCGATGATACATTTTTGTAACCTTTATGGCCGAACTCTACAGTTCACAAAATAAATATGAGATGCGTGCGCCTCATATTGATCATAAATTTCTGATGCATCAAGGATAGTTCTTAGTTCAATGAGGGAAAAAAAAGTTGAAGCCATTTAAACTATTTCAACTGCAGTTGGATATAATTTTACCAAGATTGCAAGGAATGTAACTATTAAGAGTGATTCGATTGAATAATGACATTTGTGTTGTATAAAAGATTTGTTTCGcatgattttaaaagatttgatccTGCATCGTTGGCCGTCCTTAGAACTGAACCCTCGAAATCAAACATAGTGCTAAGTAATCAAGCAAGCAAACTTTGAATTCAAAAGCCACCTAAATTTGAATTCAAATAACACCATTTTTGAATTATAAACAATGTGTTGATTAGTAAAAAATTATTAGGTTTGATTATGTATGCAATGAtgctttaatttttgtttttcccaaaacttcacctataaatacttTCCATTACTCATTTCTAAATCACACCAAAAACACAAAATCCTCTCATTTATAATTATAAGTGTAGAAGTGAGACAAATGATTTAGTGTGAGATTTCTTAAGGTGTGTTTATCTTTGGAAGGAATATGACTAGTGTAGATAAAGTAAGTGTTAAAATCAGATTGTTCTGAGTGAAATATTTTGTATTCTCAATTCTCTTGTCTTCTTTGTTATTAATAAAGAAGTGATCTCTTTGAGAGGTTTAGATTGGACGTAGCCCAATCTTGGGGTGAACCACTATAAATATTGGTGTTTATCTTATTCATTGTtgatattatttatgatgttcCACTGCGATGTTACCCTGTTTATTTGCTTTTGCTTGATATCCCAACGCATAGCAAGTGATAATGGTGGCCATATCGCTAACATTCCGTATCGTTCTCCCAGCAACGTCAATTTTCCGCATCCCACTATATATTTCCATAGAATTATATATAAAACATCAAATTATTGTCAGCGACTCATCTCGCCCCCTCTAGTTGATTAGCCAAATACACGAGAAATCGTGTCAGTTAGTGCGCGTGTGAGTGCAAGCAATGGTGTAGAATGAAGCGAAATACCACTATAGATGTATTCATCTCTCTCTGCTTCTGAAGTTGACTCTTCTTCCCTCAACAAAAGACCTAATATTTTCCTGATTATATTTGGATCTGCCTCTGTTCTTTTCGCCCGCCTATACTGAGACACGATCAATTCCCTCGTACTGATACAAGTACTCAAAGCTTCAAGACATTTGTGTGCTCATTTTCCCTGTTCTATTCAGAATGGGGCCTGAGGTATCTTCAGGAAACATGCGGGAACTTATTCCAAGCAGACTGAAAAGCTCTGCATTGCTGCGCGCATTCCTTGCCAGACGCATCTAGATTCTCGCATTCAAGAATGCATAGCTAAGCAGTAAGCACCACGTATCAATTTCTTGTCTTGGGCGGGAAAAAAATTGAGCAGTTGGAGGGAACTTAGCGGAATGCATTCGTAATTATGGCATATAGTTTTTTTCCTATATATAATCGCGTATATTCACATTGTTAATTGtcaatcatatatatatctgaCAAATTCAATTGTGTCGAAGTTTCAAATTTGGACGAGGTTTTAGGTCCGAGATATATTAAGTGGCAAATTCAAGATTGTCTTTTTGAAGCAGCAAAGATTaggaaaagaagaagaaagttCCAAAATTTGAGAGGTAGATTGAAGGAATAGAATTCAGTTATTAAAGATACAAGATACAAAAGACCTGATTCTCTCCTTCCACTCATGcaacaatttttaaatttaaagaagaaATTAAATTTACAGATGATGgagtaatgaaaaaaattagaagtggataatgttttaaaataaaagtgaaAAGTTGAAAATCTTAAATGAGTagtatttgataaataattgattttaacaCTAACTTGTTATTAGGATtatttttgtaaaagtataatcatcatcataccagcttctgaattttaattaaattaagtataaGTTAAcacataatatatttatttacaaGCGTAACACTTAAAAAATGTTTAATCGGTAATTTATAATTAGTAAGAATCTAAATCTTAACAAGTATatgttaatataattatttataaaaataaattacaaaGATAATAAAAAACACGCACAAGCACAAAAACTCATGAAAATACTGTGTAATAGATTTGGTTGTTTATTTGTATTTTCTTTTCTCGAGATCATGGTTTATTTCATCCTATCCATGTGGGCATTGCCCCCATGATAGGATGGATGACCAAGATTTGCTCATGCATATATAggacccacttttttttttgaaattgtatgtgtggcAAGATCTTACCCGTTGAAATTGAAGTGAGGGTAGTGCCCACATAAGGTAGGATCTCATTAACCCGAGATCATAAGCAATATTGAGGTGCACGCTCAAGTCTAGTAATTAGTACGGAcaactatattatatttttgtaaCAGTAAAATAATATCATACTtgtattcttaaaaaaaatatgatcgCGTTATCTCATTACCTATATATGACCACAATGTTATCATTTATATTCTACTGGTGACATTTTgtgtatgtttatgtgatggaaaatttttttatctaaaGATTAAATatgacatttttattattttcaagttaatagttttttaatatttttcaattatGAGTGATGCATtatctaaaaatttaaaaataaagaaaacgatatgaataaaatttgaattttaaaatatatgtaaattaATGTATAGTTGTAATTTTAAATGTCTCGTGATATGATAATTATAAAGCGCGGCGGAAATATATtaagtaaaaaaatattatttattatgtacAAAAAAGAATATTAAggggaaaaagaaaaagaaaacaaaagaagacAACTAACGTCGGTTTATTCCATAACATCGGCCCAAGCTAGATCCAATTATATGAAAGCAAAAAGAAATAAACGAAAATAGCAATAACCACGTGTCAATATTCTATTTGCCATTAAATGTTATGGTACTACAATAGTCTGTTACTCTTGCCCCATATCTCGAACTCCCCGCTTTACCCTTACCTTTGCCTGTAATACCCAACATATCCCCTTCCAAAGCCCACGCCCAGAAAACCCAGAAGCCTACCATCAATTCTCTCTCTAAATATCCCTCCTCTCTTCTCCCTCTCTTCTCCCGTTCGCATTATTCTGATTTCCCTGTCAATTTATCAATCAGGCGGTGGCAATATATCCGGCCATGACGATGATGACGCCTCATCCGTCGGATGTAACTCTGCTTTCTTCGTTTTTGCTTATCTTCATTCGTATTTGCTCTTAAAAATTTTACGCTTCTATTCCGCGTACTGGTGCATGTAGTACTGGATTATTGTAATTGGTGTATTTGTGGCGGAGAATCTGTTGTCTACCTATCTGTGCCTGTGTCTATATTGGGGGATGAATCTTTTGTGATCGACTAGGGTTTTACTTGAGTGAAAGGGAGGTTTAAATTACTgaattgaatcttattttagTTCTATTTTGTTGATTTAATGCGAGGGAAtatttttttgcttttttttaTTTCACTGGATCGAACTCTTGTTCATGCCTTTGTGATTCTAGCAACAAGAAGATGAAGAGATGCTAGTGCCGCACTCAGATTTAGTTGATGGTCCGCAGCCTTTAGTGGAAGGTCCGCAGCCTATGGAAGGTGATCCTTTCCACAGTACTTGAatctttgtttatttatttgtagCCAGATTCATTGGTTGGACTTCTGTTggtccaatttttttatttgtattgaAACAAGAGTTTGATAGTGCTTTTGATTTCCAGTGACTGCAGCAGAGAGTAATGGAACAGTAGAAAACCAGGCCAGTGATGAGCCACAGGCATCACACTTTACATGGGCGATCGAGAACTTTTCCCGATTGAATATAAAGAAGCTTTATTCTGATGTCTTCACTGTTGGAGGTTATAAATGGTAATCAGTAGATGTAATTTTGCTCCATCTCGTCGTTTTTATATCTGTATAAGGAAGGATATTGATTTTGTTTTGTTGTATTCACATTGTTGGCATGCAATTCATTTTTTGAATTCTGTTGTAGATAAAATTCTTgatttctttttcctttttttctttttttcttgagCAAAGAATTTCTTATTTTCGTTACCACTTTCTTACAGAATATGAATATGACTTGATTTCGGTTTGACTTGCATGGATTTTAAGGCTTTCTGAAAGACTTATTTTCCCTTAGACTTACAATGGTTTTTGCAGGCGGGTGCTTATATTTCCTAAAGGAAATAATGTGGAGTACTTGTCAATGTATTTAGATGTGGCTGATTCAGCGACCTTGCCTTATGGGTGGAATAGATTTTCACAGTTTAGTTTGGCGGTAGTTAATCAGATGCATAACAAGTATACGATCAAGAAAGGTATCTTCCAAAGTTGACCCGATCTAATTGCAAGTAGTTAAAACTGGAACTGCAATTTGTTTTATGTTTTCATCAAAACATATTTTCATAGTTCTGCAGTCAGATGTTATCTTAAAATGCTTACAAAATAAGAtgagaaaatgataaaaaatttgTGGAATATAAAATTACAATCGGTTTATTATGCTCTTCAATGTGAAGAGACTGGCTTCTTCACCATTCTCAATTTGTTGTGTTGCCTTTTGGCTCCTCATGATTTAGTGTTTCAGAAATGGATTTTTGTCTATTATCCCCAAACTAAATTTAGCACCGAAAAATATGCATATGTGAACTCTACAATTTATCCATTCTATTGGATGTATATTGTTAGTTAATATTTGATTATCATTATATTATCATCGTTTTTACGAATGATCTAATGTCACTTTGGTCTATGAGTTGGttaaattttcattttgttttattaaatttattgtcAAGGTGCGTAAAATAGAATATATTGACCTTTCATCCTTCACCcattcaaatgattttttttaccttgattattattttttgatgtgTTGATTGGCTTTTGCATGTTTCACAGACACACAACACCAATTCAACCAAAGGGAGAGTGATTGGGGTTTCACATCGTTCATGCCTCTTAGCGAGCTTTACGATCCTAATAAGGGATACCTCGTGAATGATACTTGTATTGTTGAAGCTGATGTAGCTGTACGTAAGGTTGTTGATTACTGGGCATATGACTCAAAGAAGGAGACAGGCTATGTTGGACTTAAGAACCAGGGAGCTACTTGTTACATGAACTCGTTGCTCCAAACCTTGTACCATATCCCTTACTTTAGAAAGGTTACAATAGGTTCTCATGCTATAGCTAGTTCAGATTTGTCTTTTTTATATGCGCTCATGATTAGGGAAGCACAAAGAAGCCTCacttgaaaaatgttttatcaGGCTGTGTATCATATGCCGACAACAGAAAATGATAACCCCTCAGGGAGCATCCCCTTGGCTTTACAGAGTTTGTTTTATAAGCTTCAATATAATGACACTAGTGTGGCTACAAAAGAACTTACAAAGTCGTTTGGATGGGATACATATGATTCCTTCATGCAACATGATGTGCAAGAACTTAACAGAGTTCTATGTGAAAAGCTAGAAGACAAGATGAAGGTATGGTGTCTGACTACACGCCCTTCTTTAAatattcttttttcctttttcgaTGCACCTAAAATTGTTATTGTGATGTAATTGTAGTTATTTTACTGGCGCAGGGAACTGTTGTCGAAGGTACTATACAAAAGTTGTTTGAGGGGCACAATATGAATTACATTGAATGTATCAATGTTGACTTCAAATCTACAAGAAAAGAATCATTTTATGGTATTAATTGTTTTTTTGACTTGTGATATTGGTTAGTGGTGGACGGATGTGTGACTTAAGTTCTTTTTGGCGGCAGACCTACAACTTGACGTAAAAGGTTGTAAAGATGTTTATGCTTCCTTTGACAAATATGTGGAAGTTGAGCGTCTCGAAGGAGATAACAAATATCAAGCTGAAGAACATGGTCTGCAGGTAAATTGCTCGGCTTCTCTATTAAATAATGACATAATGtgtctttaaattttttaattcttgcCGAAGGTGAAAAGATTCATCTGATAGTAATGATTCTTGAGACTCACCATCATATTAATTACCGGTAGCTGAAGGATTGAATTATCATGGTTCCAGTCTCTAGAGACTGGTTTTGAGAGCATATTCcgcttttaaacatcataaaaattataatgttTTGCGTTTGTTGAGCTCAACGAGAAAATTGGAAATttgaataattaaagtttttatgGGTGAGATTGAATTGAGAATTAGGTCAATCACTGAAGTTAAACAGCAGTACTCTGGTAAAAATAGAGGTTAAAACTGCATGTATAGTGAAAAGAATTTAAGGACACAATTACGTTTGAgtcttatttgaatttgaattttctcTTCATTTGAATTTGGATTGCAAACAGTCCTTGGTGATCTTATAAGTGTTATAAATTTTTGACAATATATAAATCACTGCTTCTTATGGACCACTAGAAGGAAAGTGTTAAGCTCTTTTGACGATTTTAGAAATTTAGAAATTAATAGTTTTCTGTAATTATCAATTATGGCACTCTTCTCTACTGAAGTTCTATTTTCATGGTAGGCGGGAAATTTGTTTACTTTATTTATAAATGAAAATATCATTTGGCTTTTTTGTGCATCTTTTTGATTCAATCCGTGAATCATAATGTAGTTTAATCCATGTGTCATTTCATTGTAGTGGCCACTCCGTATCAAAGTATTGATTTgatgaattttatttaaatcatagGATGCGAAGAAGGGTGTCTTGTTCATTGACTTTCCTCCAGTTCTCCAGCTTCAGTTAAAGCGCTTTGAGTATGATTTTATGAGAGATACAATGGTCAAGGTTAGTAGCTTGAATGTTGTTGTCTACTATAGTTTTACTTGATTAATGTGATTATTTTGATTGCTTGTTATATTAGCATGTGCTGACAGCATGtatgattattgatttataattttacCTCTTTGGTGTATAGCAGATACAGATGCCCATCATGTGATTTTAAATCTATTTGTCAATATTAAAGGATTAATACTTTAATGCATATATTGTTGACTGTTTTTTTCTTTAATCATCTTGATTTGTGCTTTGTGTCTGGTTCATATTGAGATCCTTAGAGCAAATATAGTCTTGCAATGTATTGCACTCGCTTAATTTTCATTGCTAATGTGGATATCCAGACAATACATCCAATTTTGTTGATTGTGAATTCTATGTTGAAGTGGGTTGATCATTTTACACTTCTTTACTGTAGGAAATTCTCTTTCCCTAGAAACAACCTTTTCCATTGGAACTTCTGCGCGCGGTGTccatattatatttataattttattgctCACTGTTTATTATCAGATGAGTTTACTTTTCCTTGCTTTGATGTTTACTTTCAGTGATGTTGAAAAATATGCTTTGTGGTGCAGATAAATGACCGTTATGAATTTCCATTGGAGCTTGATCTTGACAGGGAAAATGGCAAGTTCTTGTCACCGGAAGCAGATAGAAGTGTCCGAAACCTCTACATGCTTCATAGGTTGGTTTGCACTCCCTTTTCTTTTATCTACATATTTCTGTTTTGTTTCTTTGTCTTTATCTTTACAACATGCCTCTGTAATGTTATATGCGCATCTGTTTCTCTTACTGATTATTTTCTCTtaacctttttttttaaatttcctcTTTTATCCTACAGTGTTTTGGTTCATAGTGGTGGGGTACATGGTGGACATTATTATGCTTTCATCCGGCCTACACTAACTGATCAATGGTATGTgtttttacacctgaaaaatctCACCTACCCCCTCCTTGAGCTGACTTTCACGCTCTATTGGACAGTTAAGGTTGGATTGAAATGCAGCTTTTTGTAATCCACCCACCAGTTCACGTAGTTTTGATCGCTTAATAATCTCAGTTCTATTTTCCTTGCATAAATGTGGCCTATTCTTTTATTTGCTGCACCGGAGTTGTAGTTTAGGTTTGATTTAGTCTTGAAATACTACATCAGATATTTTGGTATTGTAATTCCCTGTTCAGGTATAAATTTGATGATGAGAGAGTCACTAAGGAAGATATGAAGAAGGCATTAGAGGAGCAGTATGGTGGTGAGGAAGAGGTGATATACCTACCATTTAAATTTGATATTGCCCTACCTCCTTTTATCTTACATATCTCCTTTTCATCCTGCAGTTGCCGCAGACAAATCCTGGCTACAACAACACTCCATTCAAATTTACAAAATACTCTAATGCATACATGCTTGTTTATATTAGAGTGAGTGACAAGGATAAGATAATTTGTGATGTGGATGAGAAGGACATTGCGGAACATCTTCGGGTAATTTTTGAACTGATAACAGTTTGCATCCTATCACATAATTATTTGGAGTAAGATAGTGATGAAATATCTCATGCGCCACCCACTCCAGATAAGACTGAAAAAGGAACAGGAAGAAAAGGAAGATAAGAGAAGATATAAGGCTCAGGCTCATCTTTACACTATTATCAAGGTTATTGTTCTCGTTTGGCAAACTTTATCATTCAATGTTTCTGTGTTATTGCAAAATGAGTTGCTAagtaatattttatcatttcTTAGGTTGCACGAGATGAAGATTTGAAGGAACAGATTGGAAAGgatatatattttgatcttgTTGATCATGACAAAGTCCGTAACTTTCGAATACAGAAACACATGTCTTTTAACCTTTTCAAGGTACTTTAGTAATGTTCCATTTTATGTCGGGTCTTGTGATTTCTGAATGTGTTCCAGAAAACAAATTGGTGTGCGTAACTATtgtttggttttgttttctaAAGTTGatgtaaatattttgaaatgcTCGAATGTATTGGgttatttaattttgtaatGATTTGTGGggtatttttaatttgaaagtatAGTCTATTGGGTTTTTATATGTTATGACAATTGAGTTGATTTGGGAAAATGTGAAAAATTGGATAGAAAATGATGATTGTATAGAAAAATGTGAAAccagattttattttaaaatcctTTCATGCTTTTGGGTAAAGTGCTACCTAAAATCGTATTTGTTATTCAAGGAGGAGGTTGCCAAAGAATTTGGAATACCAGTTCAATTTCAGCGTTTCTGGATTTGGGCTAAAAGGCAGAACC encodes:
- the LOC142545689 gene encoding ubiquitin C-terminal hydrolase 12-like isoform X2, which gives rise to MTMMTPHPSDQQEDEEMLVPHSDLVDGPQPLVEGPQPMEAESNGTVENQASDEPQASHFTWAIENFSRLNIKKLYSDVFTVGGYKWRVLIFPKGNNVEYLSMYLDVADSATLPYGWNRFSQFSLAVVNQMHNKYTIKKDTQHQFNQRESDWGFTSFMPLSELYDPNKGYLVNDTCIVEADVAVRKVVDYWAYDSKKETGYVGLKNQGATCYMNSLLQTLYHIPYFRKAVYHMPTTENDNPSGSIPLALQSLFYKLQYNDTSVATKELTKSFGWDTYDSFMQHDVQELNRVLCEKLEDKMKGTVVEGTIQKLFEGHNMNYIECINVDFKSTRKESFYDLQLDVKGCKDVYASFDKYVEVERLEGDNKYQAEEHGLQDAKKGVLFIDFPPVLQLQLKRFEYDFMRDTMVKINDRYEFPLELDLDRENGKFLSPEADRSVRNLYMLHSVLVHSGGVHGGHYYAFIRPTLTDQWYKFDDERVTKEDMKKALEEQYGGEEELPQTNPGYNNTPFKFTKYSNAYMLVYIRVSDKDKIICDVDEKDIAEHLRIRLKKEQEEKEDKRRYKAQAHLYTIIKVARDEDLKEQIGKDIYFDLVDHDKVRNFRIQKHMSFNLFKEEVAKEFGIPVQFQRFWIWAKRQNHTYRPNRPLTPHEEAQTVGALREVSNKAHNAELKLFLEVERGQDFLPVPPPEKIKDDILLFFKLYDPEKEELRYVGRLFVKSSSKPVEILTELNELAGFSPDEEIELYEEIKFEPNVMCERLDKRASFRFSQIEDGDIICFQKHPPPESEEQIRFPDVPSFLEYVKNRQIVHFRTLERPKEDEFCLELAKNHTYDDVVERVAQRLGLDDPSKIRLTTHNCYSQQPKPNPVKYRSVDHLLDMLVHYNQISDILYYEVLDIPLPELQCLKTLKVAYHHATKDEAIILNIRLPKQSTVGDVLNEIKTKVELSHPNVELRLLEVFYHKIYKIFPINEKIENINDQYWTLRAEEVPEEEKNLGPNDRLIHVYHFTKENAQNQVQVQNFGEPFFLVIHEGETLADIKIRVQKKLQVPDEEFLKWKFAFLSLGRPEYLEDADIVSSRFQRRDVYGAWEQYLGLEHSDTTPKRAYAANQNRHMFEKPVKIYN
- the LOC142545689 gene encoding ubiquitin C-terminal hydrolase 12-like isoform X1, whose protein sequence is MTMMTPHPSDQQEDEEMLVPHSDLVDGPQPLVEGPQPMEVTAAESNGTVENQASDEPQASHFTWAIENFSRLNIKKLYSDVFTVGGYKWRVLIFPKGNNVEYLSMYLDVADSATLPYGWNRFSQFSLAVVNQMHNKYTIKKDTQHQFNQRESDWGFTSFMPLSELYDPNKGYLVNDTCIVEADVAVRKVVDYWAYDSKKETGYVGLKNQGATCYMNSLLQTLYHIPYFRKAVYHMPTTENDNPSGSIPLALQSLFYKLQYNDTSVATKELTKSFGWDTYDSFMQHDVQELNRVLCEKLEDKMKGTVVEGTIQKLFEGHNMNYIECINVDFKSTRKESFYDLQLDVKGCKDVYASFDKYVEVERLEGDNKYQAEEHGLQDAKKGVLFIDFPPVLQLQLKRFEYDFMRDTMVKINDRYEFPLELDLDRENGKFLSPEADRSVRNLYMLHSVLVHSGGVHGGHYYAFIRPTLTDQWYKFDDERVTKEDMKKALEEQYGGEEELPQTNPGYNNTPFKFTKYSNAYMLVYIRVSDKDKIICDVDEKDIAEHLRIRLKKEQEEKEDKRRYKAQAHLYTIIKVARDEDLKEQIGKDIYFDLVDHDKVRNFRIQKHMSFNLFKEEVAKEFGIPVQFQRFWIWAKRQNHTYRPNRPLTPHEEAQTVGALREVSNKAHNAELKLFLEVERGQDFLPVPPPEKIKDDILLFFKLYDPEKEELRYVGRLFVKSSSKPVEILTELNELAGFSPDEEIELYEEIKFEPNVMCERLDKRASFRFSQIEDGDIICFQKHPPPESEEQIRFPDVPSFLEYVKNRQIVHFRTLERPKEDEFCLELAKNHTYDDVVERVAQRLGLDDPSKIRLTTHNCYSQQPKPNPVKYRSVDHLLDMLVHYNQISDILYYEVLDIPLPELQCLKTLKVAYHHATKDEAIILNIRLPKQSTVGDVLNEIKTKVELSHPNVELRLLEVFYHKIYKIFPINEKIENINDQYWTLRAEEVPEEEKNLGPNDRLIHVYHFTKENAQNQVQVQNFGEPFFLVIHEGETLADIKIRVQKKLQVPDEEFLKWKFAFLSLGRPEYLEDADIVSSRFQRRDVYGAWEQYLGLEHSDTTPKRAYAANQNRHMFEKPVKIYN